One Nitrospira sp. DNA segment encodes these proteins:
- a CDS encoding methyltransferase domain-containing protein, translated as MTAHRDQQHQAEVVKQFTQQAVPFARLPGHLTAIQSLIALSQMTGEDHVLDVACGPGLVACECAKVAKFVTGIDVTAHMLDQAHSRQRDMGLTNLSWDLGTVSPLPYASNAFSVVLTRYSFHHFLDPLAVLAEMIRVCQPGGVVLIADVGLPADKVEAYNRVEKLRDPSHAQALSHEAWDVLLASSGLQNLHRSGYTVEMELEQQLTASCPNPGDAETIREIFRNDLGVDALGVGAHLVGQAIHFSYPISVYVGYKSEDEG; from the coding sequence ATGACCGCACACCGTGATCAACAGCACCAGGCAGAGGTCGTGAAGCAGTTCACGCAGCAGGCCGTCCCGTTCGCACGCCTCCCCGGACATCTGACCGCGATCCAGAGCCTGATAGCGCTGAGCCAAATGACAGGCGAAGATCATGTGCTGGATGTGGCCTGTGGCCCCGGGCTGGTCGCCTGTGAATGTGCCAAGGTCGCGAAGTTCGTAACAGGAATTGATGTGACGGCGCACATGCTCGACCAGGCACACAGCCGACAACGAGACATGGGGCTGACGAATCTCTCCTGGGATCTCGGCACCGTCTCTCCCTTACCCTATGCCTCCAATGCGTTTTCTGTCGTCCTGACCCGATACAGTTTCCATCACTTCCTCGATCCTCTGGCGGTGTTGGCGGAAATGATTCGTGTGTGCCAACCCGGCGGCGTGGTGTTGATCGCCGACGTTGGGTTACCCGCCGACAAGGTCGAGGCCTACAATCGTGTCGAGAAGCTCCGTGATCCCTCCCATGCACAGGCTTTGTCGCATGAAGCCTGGGACGTGCTGCTGGCAAGCTCCGGATTGCAGAACCTTCATCGGAGCGGCTACACCGTCGAGATGGAACTGGAGCAACAACTCACGGCTTCATGTCCGAATCCTGGCGATGCGGAGACCATCCGGGAGATCTTTCGAAACGACCTCGGCGTCGATGCCTTGGGAGTGGGAGCCCATCTGGTGGGCCAAGCCATTCACTTCTCGTATCCAATCTCAGTGTATGTGGGATACAAATCTGAAGACGAAGGATGA